Genomic DNA from Jejubacter calystegiae:
AAATATACCAAATGTGATTATCTTCACACTTTTATTCATTATCAGCAACGACAATCCATGTCACTATTCATCGTGTGGTTATTTTATCTGATATGAACACCAGTAAGGGGGATTAATGCCCGACCTTAAGAGAACAGCATTATATTTCCAGCATGAAAAAAAACAGGCGCTAATGGTCGATTTTCATGGCTGGCTAATGCCTTTACATTATGGTTCGCAAATTAACGAGCATCATGCAGTGCGGAACGATGCGGGAATGTTCGATGTTTCCCACATGACAATTATTGATTTGCATGGTGAAAAGACATTTCTATTTTTACGTTATTTATTAGCGAATGATGTCGCTAAGTTGACGACGCCGGGAAAGGCATTGTATTCAGCGATGTTAACGCCCGAGGGCGGAGTTATTGACGATCTGATAGTCTATTTCTTCACGCACAGATTTTGCCGTATGGTGGTGAATTCAGCGACCCGTGAGAAAGACCTTGCCTGGATAGAAAAGCACGCCGCGTATTATTCCGTTGCGATAGAAGTTCGTGACGACCTCTCTCTGATTGCGATCCAGGGGCCGAATGCCCAACATAAAGTTTCGCAATTGCTTACGCCCGCTCAGCGCGAGGATATTGCAGACATGAAGCCGTTTTTTGGTATTCAAACCGGTCGACTATTTATTGCGACTACCGGCTATACCGGCGAGAAAGGCTATGAAATCGCTCTGCCTTCAGAACTGGCTGAGGAGTTTTGGCAAAAACTGGAACAGGCCGGCGT
This window encodes:
- the gcvT gene encoding glycine cleavage system aminomethyltransferase GcvT — its product is MPDLKRTALYFQHEKKQALMVDFHGWLMPLHYGSQINEHHAVRNDAGMFDVSHMTIIDLHGEKTFLFLRYLLANDVAKLTTPGKALYSAMLTPEGGVIDDLIVYFFTHRFCRMVVNSATREKDLAWIEKHAAYYSVAIEVRDDLSLIAIQGPNAQHKVSQLLTPAQREDIADMKPFFGIQTGRLFIATTGYTGEKGYEIALPSELAEEFWQKLEQAGVRCCGLGARDTLRLEAGMNLYGQEMDETTSPLVANMEWTISWEPQDRGFVGRKALEKQRDAVNEQLVGLIMQGKGVLRNHLPVICEDRQGNTCSGVITSGSFSPTLHCSIALARVPTNVVDQASVILRGEPQVVRIVKPVFVRNGKRVVD